A window of the Parabacteroides merdae ATCC 43184 genome harbors these coding sequences:
- the mfd gene encoding transcription-repair coupling factor: protein MEVQDLLKQYAAHPQVAALNTLLKNKTSRNIFLKGLNGSGAAMTIASLFSKRRGSYVCVLNDLEDAGYFYHDLVQLTGGDGIYFFPSAYRRAIKYGHVDPANEILRTEVLSTLQDPTAPFIIVTYPEALAEKVISREVLKENTLKISVGERLDNMFVSDVLDEYGFEQVDYVYEPGQYAMRGSILDVFSFSYEFPYRIDFFGNEVETIRSFDVETQLSKEKLDSIYIVPEMTKGNRTNSSLLDSLPSETLLASKDMAWVKERIGSIWNEEPIIGDEESFANIEQLRAKLITGEDFLHAALGFCRLHFGTRPMEVADATLTFSMEAQPIYHKNFDLVSESFHKYLEDGYTLYILSDVEKQATRIRAIFEDRGDDIPFTSVNKTIHEGFADETLRVCLFTDHQLFDRFHKFNLKSDKARSGKLSLSLKELNQFTTGDYIVHIDHGVGQFGGLVRTEVNGKMQEAIRLIYQNNDIIFVSIHSLHKLSKYKGKDSGEPPKLSKLGTGAWEKMKERTKSKVKDIARDLILLYSKRKQEKGFAYSPDSFMQHELEASFIYEDTPDQMKATADVKADMENDRPMDRLICGDVGFGKTEVAIRAAFKAVSDNKQVAVLVPTTVLAFQHYQTFSERLKDFPCRIEYISRARTAKEIRETLKDLKEGNINIIIGTHRIVGKDVTFKDLGLLIIDEEQKFGVSVKEKLRQLKANVDTLTMTATPIPRTLQFSLMGARDLSSITTPPPNRYPVQTEVERFNPDIIREAINFEMSRNGQVFFINNRIQNIYEMEALVKREVPDARIAVGHGQMEPEKLEKIILDFVNYEYDVLIATSIVESGIDVPNANTIIINNAQQFGLSDLHQLRGRVGRSNRKAFCYLLSPPLSSLTQEARRRLQAIENFSELGSGIHIAMQDLDIRGAGNMLGAEQSGFIADLGYETYQKILEEAVDELKAEEFADLYSNATENRPDTGSEYVRETYIESDLELMFPPTYIPNDSERVSLYRELDKMEEERDILAFTERLKDRFGKVPKEGKELIRVVRLRRMAKTLGMEKVILKKGQMSIFLVTNPESPYYESEAFDKLLGFIQKHPRECTLREQNGKRSIVIKNVPTVEVACNYLDEIGKVQIQK, encoded by the coding sequence TTGGAGGTACAAGATTTACTAAAACAATATGCCGCCCATCCGCAAGTGGCGGCATTAAATACCCTGTTAAAAAACAAAACGTCCCGCAATATATTTCTGAAAGGACTGAACGGTTCAGGGGCCGCAATGACAATAGCTTCTCTTTTTTCAAAAAGAAGAGGAAGTTATGTGTGTGTGTTGAATGACCTAGAGGATGCCGGCTACTTTTATCACGATCTGGTGCAACTCACAGGAGGTGACGGAATCTATTTCTTTCCTTCTGCTTACCGACGTGCTATCAAGTACGGACATGTGGATCCAGCCAACGAAATCCTGCGGACAGAAGTTCTCAGCACGCTGCAGGATCCGACTGCTCCCTTCATCATTGTCACCTATCCGGAAGCATTGGCGGAGAAAGTAATTTCACGGGAGGTCTTGAAAGAAAACACGCTGAAGATCAGTGTCGGCGAAAGGTTGGACAATATGTTTGTTTCTGACGTACTGGACGAATACGGCTTCGAGCAGGTAGATTATGTTTATGAACCAGGGCAGTATGCAATGCGCGGCAGTATCTTAGATGTGTTCTCGTTCTCGTATGAATTTCCCTATCGTATCGACTTCTTTGGAAACGAGGTAGAGACGATCCGTTCGTTCGATGTGGAAACACAGCTATCCAAAGAAAAACTGGACAGCATCTATATCGTGCCCGAAATGACAAAAGGAAACCGGACCAACTCATCCTTACTAGATTCATTGCCATCCGAGACACTGCTCGCTAGCAAAGACATGGCATGGGTAAAAGAACGTATCGGCAGTATCTGGAATGAAGAACCAATCATCGGGGACGAAGAATCGTTTGCCAACATCGAGCAACTGCGGGCCAAATTAATTACCGGAGAGGATTTTCTACATGCGGCACTTGGTTTCTGCCGGCTCCATTTTGGTACGCGGCCTATGGAAGTAGCCGATGCCACCCTGACTTTCTCAATGGAAGCACAACCGATTTATCATAAAAATTTCGATTTGGTAAGCGAGTCTTTCCATAAATATTTAGAAGACGGCTATACATTATATATACTGAGCGATGTAGAAAAGCAAGCAACCCGTATCAGGGCCATTTTTGAGGATCGGGGAGACGACATACCTTTTACCTCCGTCAACAAGACCATTCATGAAGGTTTTGCCGATGAGACCTTGCGTGTCTGCCTTTTCACGGATCACCAGTTGTTCGACCGCTTTCATAAATTCAACTTGAAAAGCGATAAAGCAAGAAGTGGAAAACTCTCTCTGTCGTTGAAGGAGTTGAACCAATTCACGACCGGCGATTATATCGTACATATCGATCATGGTGTCGGACAATTCGGCGGGCTAGTCCGTACGGAAGTAAACGGAAAAATGCAGGAAGCCATCAGGCTGATCTACCAGAACAACGACATTATATTCGTCAGCATTCACTCTCTCCATAAGCTATCCAAGTATAAAGGCAAGGACAGTGGGGAACCGCCCAAGCTGAGTAAACTCGGAACAGGGGCCTGGGAGAAGATGAAAGAACGCACCAAGTCAAAAGTAAAAGATATCGCCCGCGATTTGATTCTCCTCTACTCCAAACGAAAACAGGAAAAAGGTTTCGCTTACAGCCCAGACAGTTTCATGCAGCACGAACTGGAAGCCAGCTTTATCTACGAAGATACCCCTGACCAAATGAAAGCAACAGCCGATGTCAAAGCCGATATGGAGAACGACCGTCCGATGGACCGACTGATTTGCGGAGATGTAGGCTTCGGGAAAACGGAGGTAGCCATTCGTGCCGCTTTCAAAGCCGTTTCGGACAACAAGCAAGTTGCCGTGCTGGTCCCGACTACAGTATTAGCATTCCAGCACTATCAAACATTTTCCGAACGGTTGAAAGATTTTCCCTGCCGAATCGAATATATCAGCCGGGCACGTACGGCGAAAGAGATAAGGGAAACTTTGAAAGACTTGAAAGAAGGAAATATCAACATTATCATCGGCACCCATCGAATCGTCGGAAAAGATGTCACATTCAAAGATCTCGGTCTGCTGATTATCGACGAGGAACAGAAATTCGGCGTATCCGTCAAAGAGAAGCTACGCCAGCTGAAAGCCAACGTCGACACGCTCACCATGACCGCCACTCCGATTCCTCGTACCCTGCAATTCTCGTTGATGGGAGCCCGTGACTTGTCGAGCATCACGACTCCCCCACCCAACCGCTATCCGGTTCAAACAGAGGTAGAACGTTTTAACCCGGACATCATCCGAGAAGCCATCAATTTCGAGATGAGCCGTAACGGACAGGTTTTTTTCATCAACAATCGCATCCAAAATATTTATGAAATGGAAGCGCTTGTCAAACGTGAAGTGCCGGATGCCCGTATCGCTGTCGGTCACGGGCAGATGGAACCGGAGAAGCTGGAAAAGATCATTCTGGATTTCGTCAATTACGAATACGATGTACTGATCGCCACGAGCATTGTGGAGAGTGGCATCGACGTACCGAATGCAAATACGATCATCATCAATAATGCACAACAGTTCGGATTGTCCGATCTGCATCAACTACGCGGTCGTGTCGGGCGAAGTAACCGGAAAGCCTTCTGTTATCTCCTCTCTCCACCCTTGTCAAGTCTTACGCAGGAAGCACGCCGCCGTCTGCAGGCGATCGAGAATTTTTCAGAGTTGGGAAGCGGCATCCATATCGCCATGCAGGACCTTGACATCCGGGGTGCCGGTAATATGTTAGGTGCCGAACAAAGCGGTTTCATCGCCGACTTGGGCTACGAAACGTACCAGAAAATCCTGGAAGAAGCCGTTGACGAACTGAAAGCGGAAGAATTTGCCGACCTGTATTCCAACGCTACCGAAAATCGCCCCGACACCGGTAGCGAATATGTCCGTGAAACCTATATCGAAAGCGATTTGGAACTGATGTTCCCTCCGACCTACATCCCGAATGACTCCGAACGTGTCTCCCTCTATCGTGAACTGGACAAGATGGAGGAAGAGCGTGATATACTTGCTTTTACCGAGCGTCTGAAAGACCGTTTCGGAAAAGTGCCGAAAGAAGGGAAAGAACTGATCCGTGTCGTTCGCCTTCGCCGTATGGCAAAGACGTTAGGTATGGAAAAAGTAATTCTGAAAAAAGGACAGATGAGCATTTTTCTCGTCACTAATCCCGAAAGTCCTTACTACGAAAGCGAGGCCTTCGACAAGCTGCTCGGCTTCATCCAAAAGCATCCACGCGAATGCACGCTTCGCGAACAGAACGGAAAACGCAGTATCGTGATCAAGAATGTACCAACGGTAGAGGTGGCTTGTAATTACCTGGATGAAATCGGGAAAGTACAAATACAAAAATAA
- the dnaB gene encoding replicative DNA helicase, with translation MAERGKNTGGKGRQKQVVVPDMGRLQPQARELEEAVLGALMLEKDAYSIVSEILKPESFYEKAHEKIYAAIVDLAISQRPVDMLTVTEQLKKRGELEEVGGPFYISQLTSKVASSAHIEYHARIIAQKYLARELISFTAMIQGKAFDESIDVEDLMQEAEGKLFEISQRNVKKDVTQINPVIKEAMVMLEKAANQKEGLSGLRTGFEGLDKMTSGWQNSDLIIIAARPAMGKTAFVLSMAKNMAVNHNTPVALFSLEMSNVQLVNRLIVNVCEIPGEKIKSGRLENYEWEQLDFKIKELYDAPIYVDDTPSLSVFELRTKARRLVREHGIKIIIIDYLQLMNASGMSFGSREQEVSTISRSLKGLAKELNIPIIALSQLNRGVEARQGAEGKRPQLADLRESGAIEQDADMVCFIHRPEYYKITEDERGNSLIGLAEIIIAKHRNGAVGDVRLRFKSEFAKFMNVDEDVPVREFSSNMNSSGPMETMPPIPPAGTDFLAPGNNEVPF, from the coding sequence ATGGCAGAAAGAGGAAAAAATACAGGAGGAAAAGGGAGGCAGAAACAGGTTGTAGTACCCGATATGGGACGTTTGCAACCACAAGCCCGCGAGTTGGAAGAGGCGGTGTTAGGTGCTCTGATGCTTGAAAAGGATGCTTACTCCATCGTTAGTGAAATATTGAAACCGGAGAGTTTCTATGAGAAGGCACATGAGAAAATTTATGCAGCTATCGTAGATCTGGCGATCAGCCAACGTCCGGTGGATATGTTGACCGTCACTGAGCAACTGAAGAAGCGAGGCGAATTGGAAGAGGTAGGTGGCCCGTTCTATATTTCCCAGCTGACCAGCAAGGTGGCCAGTAGTGCCCATATCGAATATCATGCCCGTATCATCGCCCAAAAATATCTGGCGCGTGAGTTGATCTCCTTCACTGCTATGATACAGGGCAAGGCTTTTGATGAGTCGATCGATGTGGAAGACCTTATGCAGGAAGCGGAAGGAAAGCTCTTTGAGATTTCTCAGCGCAATGTGAAGAAAGATGTTACCCAGATCAATCCTGTCATCAAGGAAGCGATGGTTATGCTTGAGAAGGCTGCCAATCAAAAAGAAGGGTTGAGCGGTCTGCGCACCGGTTTCGAAGGATTGGACAAAATGACGTCCGGATGGCAAAATTCCGATCTTATCATCATTGCCGCCCGTCCTGCGATGGGTAAGACGGCTTTTGTCCTTTCGATGGCTAAGAATATGGCGGTAAACCATAACACGCCGGTGGCTCTGTTCTCTCTTGAAATGAGTAACGTCCAGCTTGTCAACCGTCTGATCGTGAACGTATGTGAGATTCCGGGCGAGAAGATCAAGAGCGGGCGTTTGGAAAACTATGAATGGGAACAGTTGGACTTTAAGATAAAAGAATTGTATGATGCACCGATTTATGTAGACGATACGCCGAGTCTTTCGGTATTCGAACTGCGTACGAAGGCTCGTCGTCTGGTGCGTGAGCATGGTATTAAGATCATCATTATCGACTACCTTCAGTTGATGAATGCAAGCGGTATGAGCTTCGGCAGCCGTGAACAGGAAGTAAGTACTATTTCACGGTCGTTGAAAGGATTGGCGAAGGAACTGAACATTCCGATCATTGCCTTGTCTCAGTTGAACCGTGGTGTCGAGGCACGTCAAGGAGCGGAAGGAAAACGCCCGCAGTTGGCCGACTTGCGTGAATCCGGTGCTATCGAACAGGATGCGGATATGGTTTGTTTTATCCACCGTCCTGAATATTATAAGATAACGGAAGACGAACGTGGTAATTCCTTGATCGGTCTGGCGGAGATTATTATCGCCAAGCATCGTAACGGTGCGGTCGGAGATGTACGTCTTCGTTTCAAGAGCGAGTTCGCCAAGTTCATGAATGTGGACGAAGATGTTCCGGTTCGCGAGTTCTCCTCTAATATGAATAGTTCAGGCCCGATGGAAACAATGCCGCCCATACCACCGGCCGGTACCGATTTCTTGGCTCCCGGCAATAATGAGGTTCCGTTTTAA
- a CDS encoding outer membrane beta-barrel protein, with protein sequence MKRILYYSLVLLTAGNGMLQAQNWIHGKVVDKEERPVDGVAVVLQTLDSTYIDAVVTDSLGAFMLNKEAGPNYRLLFQHLLYEPVCKKISTADAGTISLTEKDYELEGVVVKAERPQVKVENGALRYDVPQLMKDKAVSNAFEVVKQIPGVISTDDAVQLLGAGSPSIVINGQLTTMSVDQLVGLLKTIPASRVCNVEIMYNAPAKYNIKGAMINVVLDKETVERNTLQGETGVDYLQRHYAEGKVHGNLLYSTSRFNIDFLANGAKGRNYMGEEIQALHTLKDQVTEVNQSGRGTRSGIDGTMRLGMDYTFKNDDRLSAAYYLTAGKSDLERTAVTTFQALKSGQPVEERLSRTYIEGNSALHNVRIQYDGNSGLMAGADFTRYHSPGFQTFVDQSHETTVTDMQNNSKQDISQGALFINHSHTFETGWALNYGVHGGFTSSKTYIDYLYNKGNGYESALDELENNRQKEYSGNAFLEVSKDFGSHFSATASLKVEYFKSDYTSNGMKSTLWNDWTLFPNATLSYTVNPMHIIQLDISSDKTYPSYWDVTPQESPINSYSVILGNPSLKPYRSYSGQLIYILKQKYTILAFCDYVPDYFAQLPYQNTSELKNVFRYENMDYQLQFGVGVIVPFRVGEFWNSQVTLSGQRMQEKLDHFHDLSFHNEKYTGQFKMDNTFTLSKSRPNLKLDLNGYFVTGAVQGIYDLGHLYDVSSALKWQFADDRATLILKCNNIFRSNMPHTMEINQSGQYSRLWKLDDQRCVTVSFVWKFGGYKKKQHEAVDASRFGKSM encoded by the coding sequence ATGAAACGAATACTTTATTACTCTCTGGTTTTACTTACTGCCGGTAATGGGATGTTACAAGCGCAGAACTGGATTCATGGAAAAGTGGTCGATAAAGAAGAACGACCGGTAGACGGGGTGGCTGTCGTGTTGCAAACATTGGATTCTACTTATATAGATGCAGTCGTTACGGATAGTCTCGGGGCATTCATGTTGAACAAGGAAGCCGGTCCGAACTATCGTTTGTTGTTCCAGCATCTGCTGTACGAGCCGGTTTGTAAAAAAATCTCGACTGCTGATGCCGGTACGATAAGCCTGACTGAAAAAGATTATGAACTGGAAGGCGTTGTGGTAAAAGCCGAACGTCCGCAGGTCAAAGTGGAAAACGGCGCTTTGAGATACGACGTGCCCCAATTGATGAAAGATAAGGCGGTCAGTAATGCGTTCGAGGTGGTGAAACAGATACCCGGTGTGATCAGTACGGACGATGCTGTCCAACTGTTGGGAGCCGGTAGTCCGAGCATTGTGATCAATGGGCAGTTGACCACGATGTCGGTCGATCAGTTAGTCGGTTTGCTGAAGACAATTCCTGCTTCGCGGGTATGTAACGTAGAGATCATGTATAATGCACCAGCCAAGTATAATATCAAAGGAGCTATGATCAATGTCGTATTAGATAAGGAAACTGTCGAAAGGAATACTTTGCAAGGAGAAACCGGTGTCGATTATTTGCAGCGCCATTATGCGGAGGGGAAAGTCCATGGCAACTTGCTTTACTCCACATCCCGTTTCAATATAGATTTCTTAGCCAATGGGGCTAAGGGACGGAACTATATGGGAGAGGAGATCCAGGCCCTCCATACCCTGAAAGATCAGGTAACGGAGGTCAACCAATCGGGACGTGGCACCCGGAGCGGCATAGATGGAACGATGCGTTTAGGTATGGACTATACTTTCAAAAATGACGACAGGCTCTCTGCCGCCTACTATCTTACGGCCGGCAAATCCGATCTTGAGCGGACGGCCGTTACAACCTTCCAGGCATTGAAATCCGGACAGCCGGTGGAAGAACGCCTGAGCCGTACATACATAGAGGGAAACAGTGCGTTGCACAATGTCCGTATTCAATATGACGGTAACTCCGGACTGATGGCGGGTGCGGATTTTACGCGTTATCATTCACCCGGCTTCCAGACATTTGTCGATCAAAGCCATGAAACGACAGTGACGGATATGCAGAATAATTCCAAGCAGGATATTTCACAAGGAGCACTATTTATTAACCATAGCCACACTTTTGAAACCGGGTGGGCACTGAATTACGGTGTCCACGGCGGTTTCACCTCTTCGAAGACTTATATCGATTATCTATATAATAAAGGTAACGGCTATGAATCGGCTCTTGATGAACTTGAAAATAACCGCCAGAAAGAGTATAGTGGAAATGCCTTCTTGGAGGTGTCCAAGGATTTCGGTTCGCATTTCTCTGCAACAGCTTCTCTGAAAGTTGAATACTTTAAATCGGATTATACCTCTAACGGGATGAAATCCACACTTTGGAATGATTGGACCTTATTCCCGAATGCGACACTCAGCTATACGGTCAATCCGATGCACATCATCCAATTGGACATAAGCAGCGACAAAACCTATCCGTCCTATTGGGATGTGACGCCGCAGGAAAGCCCGATCAACTCTTATTCCGTTATCTTGGGCAATCCTTCCCTGAAGCCTTACCGTTCTTATAGCGGGCAGTTGATTTATATCCTGAAGCAGAAATATACGATTCTGGCTTTTTGTGACTATGTGCCCGATTATTTCGCCCAGTTGCCTTATCAGAATACCTCGGAACTGAAAAACGTTTTCCGGTATGAGAACATGGACTACCAGTTGCAATTCGGTGTAGGGGTGATCGTTCCTTTCCGGGTCGGCGAGTTCTGGAACAGCCAAGTGACTTTGTCCGGTCAGCGTATGCAGGAGAAGTTGGACCATTTTCATGATCTGTCTTTCCATAATGAGAAATACACCGGGCAGTTCAAGATGGATAATACGTTTACCCTTTCCAAGTCTCGTCCGAATTTGAAGCTGGATTTGAATGGCTATTTCGTTACCGGAGCCGTGCAGGGAATCTATGATCTCGGTCATCTCTATGATGTGTCTTCTGCATTGAAATGGCAGTTTGCCGACGATCGTGCTACTCTGATTCTGAAATGTAACAACATCTTCCGTAGCAATATGCCTCATACGATGGAAATCAACCAGTCCGGCCAATACAGCCGCCTCTGGAAACTGGACGACCAACGTTGTGTAACGGTTTCTTTTGTCTGGAAGTTCGGCGGTTATAAGAAAAAGCAACATGAAGCGGTGGATGCTTCCCGATTCGGCAAATCGATGTGA
- a CDS encoding sensor histidine kinase: MKTRLRFKIIAVLICLSLAGLLISQGYWLKGLYVSSKKSTWDNIEEAMRMADYMELFLRLDSLSNNNFHSQINPQFSFSQDTAWEKRKDSLSTDNMPISSPNSTIQYIEAAQTLNEYLQIIGTLERNVQMLMHQKIDTLLPVNYAQFNTLLKNGLKKQGITVPYRLQVIRKEAKDSVLYAYTDASEKGESWKDAVHFTHVIEPEYYYELELQSPDRVVFRQMAGILISSFLLFMVILVAFVYLLYTILRLKTVEELKTDFTNNMTHELKTPISIAYAANDVLLNYSSTTNEKQKKYLDIVREQLNHLSGLVEQILTLSVENRSTFRLHLETIQVAELLTPLIEQFKLKTDKPIDITTEVPEHMTVTADRTHLYNMLSNLIGNAIKYSGEKTCRIILKGTVSSQEMTLSVTDEGIGISEANQKRVFDKFYRVPSGNLHDVKGFGLGLYYVSDMMSKHNGSVTVKSQLGKGSTFTLHFKN, translated from the coding sequence ATGAAAACGCGCCTCCGATTTAAGATAATAGCTGTGCTTATTTGCCTTTCGCTTGCCGGACTCTTGATTTCACAAGGATACTGGCTGAAAGGTTTATATGTGTCTAGTAAGAAAAGCACGTGGGATAATATAGAGGAAGCCATGCGGATGGCCGACTATATGGAACTGTTCCTGCGCCTGGACTCTCTAAGCAATAACAATTTTCACAGCCAGATAAATCCTCAATTCAGCTTTAGCCAAGACACGGCATGGGAAAAGAGGAAAGATTCCCTTTCAACAGATAATATGCCGATATCATCGCCGAATTCGACAATCCAATATATAGAAGCTGCCCAAACTCTAAATGAATATTTGCAGATTATCGGTACACTGGAAAGGAACGTGCAGATGCTCATGCATCAAAAGATAGACACGTTACTTCCCGTCAATTACGCACAATTCAATACACTATTAAAGAACGGATTAAAGAAACAGGGCATCACCGTCCCGTACCGCCTGCAGGTAATCCGGAAAGAAGCGAAAGACTCCGTATTATATGCCTATACGGATGCTTCCGAAAAAGGGGAATCCTGGAAAGACGCTGTCCACTTCACACATGTGATCGAACCGGAATATTATTACGAATTGGAACTCCAATCTCCTGACCGGGTTGTATTCCGGCAGATGGCAGGTATATTGATTTCATCTTTCCTGCTTTTTATGGTTATCCTGGTCGCTTTCGTTTATTTGCTCTACACAATACTGAGACTAAAGACGGTGGAAGAACTTAAAACGGATTTCACCAATAATATGACGCATGAGCTGAAAACCCCGATCTCCATTGCCTATGCCGCCAATGATGTATTGCTGAACTACAGCAGTACGACAAACGAGAAGCAAAAGAAATATCTGGATATCGTGCGGGAGCAATTGAATCATCTATCCGGTTTGGTCGAACAAATCCTCACTCTTTCCGTTGAGAACAGAAGTACTTTCCGCCTTCATCTCGAAACGATACAGGTTGCAGAGCTACTGACTCCGCTTATAGAACAGTTCAAGCTAAAAACAGATAAACCGATCGACATCACGACAGAAGTACCGGAGCATATGACCGTAACGGCCGACCGTACCCATCTGTATAACATGCTCAGCAACCTGATCGGGAATGCAATCAAGTATTCCGGAGAAAAGACCTGCCGCATTATCCTCAAAGGAACAGTATCGTCCCAGGAAATGACTCTCTCGGTCACAGACGAAGGGATCGGTATTAGCGAAGCTAACCAAAAGAGGGTGTTCGATAAGTTCTACCGCGTGCCCAGCGGCAACCTGCATGACGTGAAAGGCTTCGGTCTAGGTTTGTACTACGTCAGCGACATGATGTCTAAACACAACGGGAGCGTAACGGTTAAAAGCCAGCTGGGGAAAGGTTCCACATTCACCCTTCATTTTAAAAATTAA
- a CDS encoding helix-turn-helix domain-containing protein — translation MSYSNLSVSQIAYESGYGNVPYFIKQFESITRQTPKEYRISLLQGSENRIKSSTFDAR, via the coding sequence TTGTCGTATTCTAATTTGAGTGTCTCTCAAATAGCCTACGAATCAGGCTATGGTAATGTTCCATACTTTATCAAGCAATTTGAAAGTATAACCCGGCAAACTCCAAAGGAGTATCGTATTTCTCTTTTGCAAGGTTCGGAGAACCGGATAAAAAGTAGTACATTTGATGCCCGATAA
- a CDS encoding AMP-dependent synthetase/ligase, with translation MKKTIIDLFENSVKQYPDNPFLWEKTRDAFEPTTYKEVQQQVYAAGAGLIALGVKKGDNMALLSEGRNAWIIGELAMFYAGATNVPLSIKLEEANDLLFRLVHADVKYILVSGNQLKKIRAIMDKLPLVEKIIVIDELPEYKEKEISWSEVFRMGKEYLASHSLEDFLAVGQSLQNNDYATITYTSGTTADPKGVILTHRNYTANVEQALSCVDIDDTWRTLIILPLDHCFAHVVGFYIFMSKGASVATVQVGRTGLETLKNIPVNIKEFKPYLILSVPALAKNFKKNIEQGIRAQGKNITRLFDFALKVAYIYNGDGREDKGRGVRFLLKPLVSLFDHMLFTKVRENFGGQLKFFIGGGALLDKDLQKFYYAIGLPMYQGYGLSEATPVISTNGPHRHTFGSSGMLVRPLDLKICDADGKELPAGEKGEIVIRGENVMAGYWKNPVSTAETVRDGWLYTGDMGYMGHDGLLYVLGRFKSLLIGSDGEKYSPEGIEEALVEHSSCIDQLILYNNQSPYTVALVVPNKDRLKKHLTHQYLDLSSDKGREEAIRIIQSQIDRFRKGGDLSALFPDRWLPAAFAILPEPFTEQNGMVNSTMKIVRGKIEKAYASRIDHLYTPEGKNPVNEENKKALNC, from the coding sequence ATGAAGAAGACAATTATAGACCTTTTCGAAAATTCGGTAAAACAATATCCCGACAATCCCTTCCTGTGGGAAAAAACCAGGGATGCCTTCGAACCGACCACTTATAAAGAAGTTCAGCAACAAGTCTACGCTGCCGGTGCCGGACTGATAGCTCTCGGAGTGAAGAAGGGCGACAATATGGCGCTCCTTTCGGAAGGCCGTAATGCTTGGATCATCGGCGAACTGGCCATGTTCTATGCCGGCGCGACCAACGTCCCGCTTTCCATCAAGCTCGAAGAAGCGAACGACCTGCTGTTCCGTCTTGTGCATGCCGATGTGAAATATATCCTGGTTTCCGGCAACCAACTCAAAAAGATACGGGCTATCATGGATAAATTGCCTTTAGTCGAAAAAATAATTGTGATAGACGAACTGCCGGAATATAAAGAAAAAGAAATATCCTGGTCCGAAGTATTCCGGATGGGGAAAGAATATCTGGCATCTCATTCTCTGGAAGACTTCCTTGCTGTTGGACAATCCTTACAGAATAACGACTATGCGACGATTACCTATACCTCAGGCACGACGGCCGACCCGAAAGGTGTCATCCTGACGCACCGTAACTATACGGCGAACGTGGAGCAAGCCCTATCTTGTGTCGATATCGACGATACATGGCGCACATTAATAATCCTCCCACTCGACCATTGTTTCGCGCATGTGGTCGGTTTCTATATCTTCATGTCGAAAGGAGCATCCGTAGCAACAGTACAAGTCGGACGGACAGGGCTGGAAACATTAAAGAACATTCCGGTCAACATCAAAGAGTTCAAGCCCTACTTGATCCTGAGCGTCCCGGCACTGGCCAAGAATTTCAAAAAGAATATCGAACAAGGTATCCGTGCCCAGGGCAAGAATATAACCCGTTTGTTCGACTTTGCCCTCAAAGTAGCTTACATCTATAACGGAGACGGCAGAGAAGACAAGGGACGTGGTGTCCGATTCCTGCTGAAACCGCTCGTGAGCCTGTTCGACCACATGCTTTTCACGAAAGTCCGTGAAAACTTCGGCGGACAATTGAAGTTTTTCATCGGCGGTGGCGCACTGCTCGATAAAGACTTGCAAAAGTTCTACTACGCAATCGGACTTCCTATGTACCAAGGGTACGGACTAAGCGAAGCGACTCCCGTAATTTCCACCAACGGCCCGCACCGGCATACCTTCGGCAGCAGCGGTATGTTGGTCCGTCCGCTCGACCTGAAAATATGCGATGCCGACGGAAAAGAACTCCCGGCAGGCGAAAAAGGAGAGATCGTCATACGGGGCGAGAATGTGATGGCCGGCTACTGGAAGAACCCGGTATCAACTGCCGAAACCGTACGCGACGGGTGGCTCTACACTGGGGATATGGGATATATGGGGCATGACGGTCTGCTCTACGTCCTCGGACGTTTCAAAAGTCTGCTGATCGGTAGTGACGGGGAAAAATACAGTCCGGAAGGGATCGAGGAGGCACTCGTCGAACATTCTTCCTGCATCGACCAGCTGATCCTGTATAACAACCAGAGTCCCTATACCGTTGCCCTCGTCGTCCCTAACAAAGACCGGCTGAAGAAGCATCTGACGCACCAGTATCTTGATCTTTCATCCGATAAAGGACGCGAAGAGGCAATCCGGATCATCCAATCCCAGATAGACCGTTTCCGCAAGGGAGGCGACCTGTCCGCCCTTTTCCCCGATCGCTGGCTGCCTGCAGCTTTTGCTATCCTGCCGGAGCCTTTCACCGAACAGAACGGCATGGTCAACAGCACGATGAAGATCGTCCGCGGGAAAATAGAAAAAGCATATGCCTCTCGCATCGACCATCTCTACACACCGGAAGGAAAGAACCCGGTTAATGAAGAGAATAAAAAGGCATTAAATTGCTGA